GATTTTGATGCCTTGTGTCTTAAGAAACTTAGTTCTTGCATTTGTCTTACGATGTTTCGGAAAATGTTTGTTAAGGTTGTCGGCACGGTAGGTTACACTGCCCCTGAGTACGTGCAAACCGGCAGGCTAACTGCCAAAAGCGATGTTTGGAGCTTCGGGGTTGTTCTATACGAGCTCGTCACCGGAAGGCGAGCTTTAGAAAGAAACCTACCTCGAAGCGAACAAAAGCTCCTAGAATGGGTGAGACCTTACATATCAGATTCGAAGAAATTTCACCTTATTGTAGACCCTCGCCTCGAAGGACAGTATTGCCTGAAATCGGCTCGGAAGCTAGCATCCCTAGCAAACAAATGTCTaatgaaaaaccctaaaccccgtCCCAAAATGAGTGAAGTGGTTGAGATGCTAGGCAACATCATTAGTGAGACTTCATCTCAATATGAATCGATCTCTCAACCGATCGGCGAGAACGAAGATGTAAAGGAAGAAAGCGAAGTGGAGACTGAGGAGTCCACAAAGCAAGGACACAATTACTTGAAGAAGGTTTtcgaaatcaaagaaataattAGTTTAAGAAACCGATCGGTCGGGAAGTTAGATTGGAGAAATTGGACGCCGGGGCTAGTGAGAACTTGGTAACGATGACCTTTCCGTGTCCAACTCCCCAGCTGCAAAAGATATATGTACTTCGAATATCAATATGATACGAGTAATTCTTCGAACGTTCGGAGGATAATTTATGTATCTTCCAACTCTTCTTTTGTTGAAACTTTGTTGTAAAGAtagtttattttcaaagaaaagcTACATTTTAGGGTTAATGTTTATTTCTTCAAATGGTCCAAAACTCGAACTCGTATGGTATTTTccttcaaaatattattattaataggAATCATGGCTAACAATAATACAAAGACATGGCATATAGtacaagtaataaataaattattacaaattaatGTACAAATATCATGTCGAAAAgtaatttaagaaaaaggagaaagataAACGAAAAATAATTGCAACATTagaataattcaaaaacaatcCAGAGATGCATCAACTTAATTAAATCgttgaaaattaaatcatgtcCTTGTCATCATCAAATCAACTTGATGATGAACGCTAATCAACCAAAAAATActaccaaaaattcttaaagaCCCACCACATTAGTAATGCACAAAAGGTTAAGTCTCAAATGCTCTTTCTCCTCATTATCTCAAGTTTAACAATCACAATAATCTATTATGATAAAACCTTTTAAGAATGGCTTCGAATAGATCTAACGACACTCTTATATTAACAAAGAGAAGAGAGAGCTTTCGATAAACGTAAATAGTACCCAAAAAACAATCATATGacaatgattttaattttttgaagttaagtgactaaaatgtaaataaacttGAATGCAATTTacccataataataaaataaaataatatttgattataaaatggAGTCCGAAGCATGGCTAGAAAAAAAAGCAAGaccttttcaaaaataaatacaatattgcaCACACACACCCATGTTTCTAGGGTTTGCACTTGCAATtgtatagattttttttacatccatttttaaacaaaactGTACACTAACAGGTTATAAAATGCCGAATGCCTCGGGTTGCAGAGATCATTCTGGAACCGCCAGAGAAGAACTTCAGTTTTCATTTTCAGTCATAAAGAGGCGAAGCCGATGGCCGAGGGTACGCCGTAGTAGTAGTACTCCTTCCACCACTAGGATTGTCTGCACTTCGCCTACGTATCCGGGGTGTACTGCTAGTGTTGTTGCTCAGATTACTTCCAGATTCATTGGAATTTTGGAGTTGTTCCAA
The nucleotide sequence above comes from Gossypium raimondii isolate GPD5lz chromosome 13, ASM2569854v1, whole genome shotgun sequence. Encoded proteins:
- the LOC105782893 gene encoding serine/threonine-protein kinase PCRK1 isoform X2, translating into MKLTAVVIQSWTWPSNSLIVTVSSMQGHKEWINEVNFLGVVNHPNLVRLIGYCAEDDERGIQRLLVYELMRNKSLEDRLLARTPLPLPPLPWVTRLSIAQDAARGLAYLHEEMDFQLIFRDFKTSNILLDDDFNAKLSDFGLARQGPPEGFGHVSTAVVGTVGYTAPEYVQTGRLTAKSDVWSFGVVLYELVTGRRALERNLPRSEQKLLEWVRPYISDSKKFHLIVDPRLEGQYCLKSARKLASLANKCLMKNPKPRPKMSEVVEMLGNIISETSSQYESISQPIGENEDVKEESEVETEESTKQGHNYLKKVFEIKEIISLRNRSVGKLDWRNWTPGLVRTW